In the Novosphingobium sp. 9 genome, one interval contains:
- a CDS encoding Ig-like domain-containing protein, which translates to MAAPTVSAVLDDAGSAQGPVQPGGMTDDVLPSFSGTASPGTVVTVLIDGASIGTAPVDATGRWSLVPAVALAGGPHVLTTYATDASGTQSPTTAPFAFTVDTQAPAAPVITAALDNAGTVQGPVASGGVSDDVLPTFTGTTEPGATVTISDGATVLGTALADAGGAWTFTPTMALAEGPHAITAYATDIAGNVGASSGPFTLRIDVTAPAAPTIQPSNGATLTGTAEAGATVNLDLDGNGVAETSVVANGSGLWTYTPPIQLLDGARVIATATDTAGNTSAPTSTLVDRTAPLAPAITGVLDDVAPQTGTVANGGGTNDTQPVLTGTAEPGSTVTILDNGMSLGTAAVNASGNWTFPITTVLATGSHAFTASAMDAAGNNGPASVAYTVTVDTAIPPAPVITLLTDDVGPVQGGVASGGTSDDTLPVLGGTSGANLTIAVYDGATLIGTATADSAGAWSLTPTSPLSGGPHNFTAIATNAAGAVSGASNVYSVTIDTSTPAAPTITNVADDAPDHVGTVPAGGLTNDTSPLIAGTAAANAVLRVYADGVLLGTANADASGNWSYGASLGEGAHSITAIVVSAAGVTSGSSNTYSFTIDATAPGAPVVVRAGASQISGTAEAGANVLIDVGNNGSVDATVTADGTGAWSYTFPTNPGNGTVVSVRAEDPAGNVSGPTSATVDAVPPAAPVLVAVNDDQAPVTGAVSAGGATNDTQPTFTGTAEAGATVSVRDGATVLGTALVDSSGNWTFTPAAALAPGGHTITIVATDPSGNTGSASSPAFAFSIDVSAPATPVIANVSDNAAPQTGNVASGGATNDTTPTITGTAEAGALVSLYANASTTALATVAADGSGNWSFTPTLAQGSYSFTVTATDSAGNVSTVSNAYAITVDTAAPAAPVLFPTDGITIAGTGEPGAIIQVDTDGNGTPNYTTTVDSFGDWSVTASPALPDGTTVSAVAVDAAGNVSPPDSEVVDDGINTTPPSVPSTPTIFDNVGTAQGPVSSGGATDDAMPELSGTADPLSTITIYDLGVPIGMTTADSAGNWSYTPTLTDGTHSFTATAAQNGLESLNSSPVALSVDTAAPAAPTIAPTNGSTLSGTAEPGSLVNLDFTGDGVPEAVVPVDNAGNWTYTPATPLPDGTLVTARSEDAAGNLSSPSTQSVDSAPPPTPVIVNASDNVAPVTGSVSSGGATNDTTPTLTGTAEANSAVTIRDGSSVLGVVTADASGAWTFTPTLPLATGSHSFTVISTDALGNVSSASNIYGLTIDTAVPVAPVITSANDNVGTIQGTVASGGASDDATPTLSGTAEANVTVTIYDGGSAIGTATANAAGAWIFTPATALGGGTHSFTATATDGAGNVGPASNTYSVTVDTTAPAVPIVTAVSDDVGATQGTLSNGGVTDDPRPTLTGTSEANATITVYDGGAAIGTTTANAAGTWTFTPSADLAAGAHALSVRASDAVGNQSAATSAFNLTVDTTAPAAPVIVSATDDVGASQGVVSSGGTTDDAAPLLAGTAEANTIVSIYNNGALLGTTTANASGAWTYTPPSQLAEGSHAFTATARDAAGNLSSTSNTYSITVDTTAPLVPSIASVTDDVGSVQGTLANGAATDDTRPALTGSAEANSTVSIYDNGTLIGTTATNASGVWTYTPTTALADGSHSFTIRATDATGNVSAASSPFAIRVDTAAPVAPVIASVTDDVGTVQGIVATGGVTNDTLPLLRGTGEAGSTLTILANGVSVGSTVVDASGNWSFTPASALAEGSYSFTARATDAAGNTGPVSNTYAITLDTTAPAVPVITSIVDDVPLNTGVVANGGSSNDTLPQLTGTAPANASLVIYDNGVSIGSATANASGAWTFTPGAALSDGTHNFTAVSVDAAGNASAASNTYAMTLDHTAPTNTIAITTLYTDTGTVGDWSTQDNSPTISGSLGTALTSGDTVQVQIDGGTWVNASASGTSWFYGPGTLTTGSHTIAARVVDAAGNIGNSTSQGITITSIPATAPVVQASSSSLLGLVGLNALNLIDLSSQSLSAADVNNNLQRVVVSYAPLLSVSLGAYTLTASAALAAELGLQIGISNNSGFLGVLAPSSTLTITAIGGGVIDNLAVNELLATVHFQQSTSLVSLDVLNATSITAYDTTNLSSTTTVSTLLDASLLNTSGASNIYQGTSGNDTLTGTAANDRLYGFAGNDTLNGGDGDDLLRGGAGADTLNGGNGNDTLVYDAADTLIDGGAGTDTLLIASGTGPVLNLDLVNNIRNIERIDLGTGDAARQITLTEAGILRATDSNHALTVLGDGSDQVTMTGAVFQGQTIIGGEAYNHYTLGATNIYVDHPVLVVT; encoded by the coding sequence GTGGCAGCGCCCACTGTCAGCGCGGTACTGGACGACGCTGGCAGCGCGCAGGGACCGGTTCAGCCGGGCGGTATGACCGACGATGTGCTACCATCGTTTTCGGGAACGGCATCGCCGGGCACGGTCGTTACGGTCCTGATCGACGGTGCCTCGATTGGAACCGCACCGGTCGATGCGACCGGACGCTGGAGCCTGGTGCCTGCCGTCGCCCTGGCGGGCGGGCCGCATGTCCTGACCACATATGCCACCGATGCCAGCGGAACGCAGAGCCCGACGACGGCGCCGTTCGCGTTCACCGTCGATACGCAGGCACCCGCAGCGCCCGTCATCACGGCTGCACTGGATAACGCCGGTACGGTCCAGGGGCCGGTCGCAAGCGGCGGTGTCAGCGATGACGTTCTGCCGACTTTCACCGGTACGACCGAACCGGGCGCGACGGTCACGATCAGCGATGGTGCCACTGTCCTTGGCACTGCGCTGGCTGATGCCGGCGGGGCATGGACCTTTACGCCCACGATGGCACTGGCCGAAGGTCCGCACGCGATTACGGCCTATGCCACCGACATCGCAGGAAATGTCGGTGCCAGTTCTGGGCCGTTCACTCTGCGGATCGATGTGACGGCTCCGGCTGCGCCCACTATCCAGCCGAGCAATGGCGCGACGTTGACGGGAACTGCGGAAGCCGGGGCGACCGTCAATCTCGACCTCGACGGGAACGGCGTGGCAGAGACCAGCGTCGTGGCGAATGGATCGGGTCTGTGGACCTACACGCCGCCCATCCAGCTTCTCGATGGTGCTCGGGTGATTGCGACAGCGACCGATACCGCAGGAAATACGTCCGCGCCAACGAGCACGCTGGTCGATCGCACTGCACCGCTGGCGCCCGCCATAACCGGCGTCCTTGACGACGTGGCGCCTCAGACGGGAACAGTGGCAAACGGCGGCGGCACCAACGATACCCAGCCGGTGCTCACCGGCACGGCGGAGCCCGGCTCGACTGTCACGATTCTCGATAATGGCATGTCGCTGGGCACCGCTGCGGTCAACGCCTCTGGAAATTGGACTTTCCCGATTACGACTGTGTTGGCGACCGGCTCGCACGCTTTTACGGCAAGTGCCATGGACGCGGCCGGCAACAACGGTCCGGCGTCTGTGGCATATACGGTAACGGTGGATACGGCCATTCCGCCAGCCCCGGTCATCACCTTGCTGACAGATGATGTCGGGCCCGTTCAGGGTGGTGTCGCCTCGGGAGGAACAAGCGACGATACGCTCCCGGTGCTGGGGGGAACCTCGGGCGCGAACCTGACGATTGCCGTTTATGATGGTGCGACGCTGATCGGCACAGCAACAGCCGATAGCGCTGGGGCTTGGAGCCTAACGCCAACTTCCCCGCTATCGGGTGGGCCGCACAATTTCACGGCGATCGCAACCAATGCGGCTGGCGCGGTGAGCGGGGCATCGAATGTCTATTCCGTCACCATCGACACCTCGACGCCGGCGGCGCCCACGATCACGAATGTGGCCGATGACGCCCCCGACCATGTCGGCACGGTTCCCGCAGGTGGCCTGACGAACGATACCTCGCCGTTGATCGCAGGCACGGCAGCTGCGAATGCCGTGCTTCGGGTCTATGCGGACGGCGTGCTTCTGGGCACGGCCAATGCCGATGCCAGCGGCAACTGGAGCTACGGTGCTTCGCTGGGCGAGGGTGCGCACAGCATAACCGCAATTGTGGTGAGCGCGGCAGGCGTGACCAGCGGCTCCTCGAACACCTACAGCTTCACCATCGATGCGACCGCGCCGGGCGCGCCGGTTGTCGTCCGTGCCGGGGCTAGCCAGATCTCGGGCACGGCAGAGGCCGGGGCGAACGTGTTGATCGATGTCGGTAACAACGGATCTGTCGATGCGACGGTCACCGCCGATGGCACTGGCGCGTGGAGCTATACCTTCCCGACCAATCCGGGTAACGGCACCGTGGTCAGCGTGCGGGCGGAAGATCCCGCGGGCAATGTTTCCGGGCCGACGAGCGCAACGGTGGACGCCGTTCCACCGGCCGCGCCGGTTCTGGTCGCGGTGAACGACGATCAGGCGCCGGTGACAGGCGCGGTTTCGGCAGGTGGGGCGACGAACGACACGCAGCCTACCTTTACGGGAACCGCCGAAGCGGGGGCGACCGTCTCCGTGCGGGATGGCGCTACCGTGCTGGGAACGGCACTGGTCGACAGCAGCGGCAACTGGACCTTCACGCCCGCTGCAGCGCTTGCCCCCGGCGGGCATACGATCACGATCGTGGCAACCGATCCTTCCGGCAACACTGGCAGTGCATCTTCGCCTGCCTTCGCCTTCAGCATCGATGTCAGCGCTCCTGCGACGCCGGTGATCGCGAATGTCAGCGATAATGCCGCGCCGCAGACCGGTAACGTGGCCAGTGGCGGGGCGACCAACGACACGACGCCCACGATCACCGGCACGGCAGAGGCAGGCGCGCTTGTCAGCCTTTACGCCAACGCCAGCACCACGGCGCTTGCCACGGTGGCGGCCGATGGCAGCGGCAACTGGTCCTTCACACCGACGCTTGCGCAGGGGAGCTACAGTTTTACCGTGACGGCGACCGATAGCGCGGGCAATGTCAGCACGGTCTCGAACGCCTATGCGATCACGGTCGACACGGCGGCGCCTGCGGCTCCGGTGCTTTTCCCCACTGACGGCATCACGATAGCGGGAACGGGAGAGCCGGGCGCGATCATCCAGGTCGATACCGACGGTAACGGAACGCCGAATTACACGACCACGGTGGACAGTTTCGGAGATTGGAGCGTCACGGCCAGTCCCGCGCTGCCCGATGGGACCACGGTCTCGGCAGTCGCGGTGGATGCGGCAGGGAATGTCTCGCCGCCGGACAGTGAAGTGGTGGATGACGGCATAAACACGACGCCGCCGTCGGTCCCGTCGACACCTACCATCTTCGACAACGTGGGAACCGCGCAGGGTCCCGTCTCCAGTGGCGGGGCGACCGACGATGCCATGCCCGAGCTTTCCGGTACAGCGGACCCGCTATCGACGATCACCATATACGATCTGGGCGTGCCGATCGGAATGACCACGGCGGACAGTGCGGGTAACTGGAGCTACACGCCAACGCTGACCGATGGCACGCACAGCTTTACCGCGACAGCTGCCCAGAATGGATTGGAAAGCCTCAACAGCTCGCCCGTAGCTCTCAGTGTCGACACGGCTGCACCGGCTGCGCCGACGATTGCCCCCACCAATGGGAGCACGCTTTCGGGGACGGCGGAGCCCGGTTCACTGGTCAATCTGGATTTTACCGGGGATGGCGTGCCCGAAGCCGTGGTGCCGGTCGATAACGCTGGCAACTGGACGTATACGCCCGCCACGCCGCTGCCCGACGGCACTCTTGTAACCGCACGATCTGAAGACGCAGCGGGCAATCTCTCGTCGCCGAGCACGCAGAGCGTCGATAGTGCACCGCCCCCGACCCCGGTGATCGTCAACGCCAGCGACAACGTGGCGCCTGTGACCGGCAGCGTTTCCTCAGGCGGCGCAACCAACGACACCACGCCGACGCTTACGGGTACGGCAGAAGCCAATTCGGCCGTGACTATCCGGGATGGCAGCTCGGTGCTGGGGGTGGTGACTGCCGATGCTTCGGGAGCCTGGACGTTTACACCCACGCTGCCCCTGGCAACCGGCTCGCATTCCTTCACGGTGATCAGCACGGATGCCCTCGGGAATGTCAGCTCCGCCTCCAACATTTATGGCCTGACGATTGATACGGCTGTGCCGGTTGCGCCGGTTATTACCAGTGCGAACGACAATGTTGGCACCATTCAGGGCACGGTGGCATCGGGTGGTGCAAGCGACGATGCCACTCCAACACTGAGCGGCACTGCCGAAGCCAACGTGACGGTGACGATCTACGATGGCGGCAGCGCGATCGGCACTGCGACTGCCAATGCTGCTGGCGCATGGATATTCACACCCGCAACGGCGCTGGGAGGCGGCACGCATAGCTTCACGGCGACGGCGACCGATGGTGCCGGCAATGTCGGGCCGGCATCCAACACGTACAGCGTGACCGTGGACACGACCGCTCCGGCGGTTCCGATAGTCACCGCTGTCAGTGACGATGTCGGAGCGACGCAAGGCACGTTGTCCAACGGCGGCGTCACCGATGATCCTCGTCCGACGCTGACCGGCACATCCGAGGCTAATGCCACGATCACGGTCTACGATGGCGGTGCGGCCATTGGCACGACCACGGCGAACGCGGCGGGGACATGGACCTTCACGCCATCGGCGGACCTTGCTGCCGGGGCACACGCGCTGAGCGTTCGCGCCAGCGATGCCGTCGGCAATCAGAGTGCAGCCACATCGGCCTTCAACCTGACCGTGGACACCACCGCGCCTGCCGCGCCGGTGATCGTTTCCGCCACGGATGATGTGGGCGCGTCGCAAGGCGTGGTCTCCAGCGGCGGCACGACCGATGATGCCGCGCCGCTGCTCGCCGGCACCGCCGAGGCGAATACCATCGTGTCGATCTACAACAACGGTGCGCTGCTCGGCACGACCACTGCGAATGCATCCGGCGCATGGACGTACACGCCGCCCAGCCAGCTTGCAGAGGGATCGCACGCTTTCACCGCTACTGCGCGCGATGCGGCAGGCAACCTCAGCAGCACCTCGAACACGTATTCGATAACGGTTGATACCACCGCGCCTCTGGTGCCCTCCATTGCCAGTGTTACCGACGATGTCGGAAGCGTACAGGGCACACTGGCAAACGGGGCTGCCACCGATGATACGCGACCAGCCCTGACCGGCTCGGCCGAGGCGAATTCCACCGTTTCCATCTACGATAACGGTACGCTGATCGGAACGACCGCGACCAATGCCTCGGGCGTCTGGACCTATACGCCGACGACCGCTCTGGCAGATGGCAGCCACAGCTTCACGATCCGTGCGACGGATGCGACAGGCAATGTCAGCGCCGCGTCTTCGCCTTTCGCGATCCGGGTGGATACGGCTGCCCCGGTCGCCCCGGTTATCGCCAGCGTGACGGATGATGTCGGGACAGTGCAGGGCATCGTTGCGACTGGTGGCGTTACCAACGATACGCTGCCGCTTCTGCGGGGCACCGGTGAAGCGGGCTCGACTTTGACGATCCTGGCCAACGGCGTCTCGGTCGGCAGTACTGTCGTGGATGCCAGCGGCAACTGGAGCTTTACACCGGCTTCGGCTCTTGCGGAGGGGAGTTACAGCTTCACGGCAAGAGCGACCGATGCTGCCGGGAATACTGGGCCTGTGTCGAACACATATGCGATAACGTTGGATACGACGGCGCCTGCCGTACCGGTCATCACCAGTATCGTCGATGATGTGCCGCTGAACACCGGCGTGGTGGCGAATGGCGGTTCCTCAAACGACACGTTGCCGCAACTGACTGGGACGGCGCCAGCCAATGCTTCGCTGGTGATCTATGACAATGGCGTTTCCATCGGTTCGGCAACCGCGAATGCCTCGGGCGCATGGACGTTTACACCCGGTGCTGCGCTGTCGGATGGAACCCACAATTTCACAGCCGTCTCCGTCGATGCTGCGGGGAATGCCAGCGCTGCATCCAACACTTATGCAATGACGCTCGACCATACAGCGCCGACGAATACGATTGCGATCACTACCCTGTATACCGATACCGGGACGGTCGGTGACTGGAGCACGCAGGATAACAGTCCCACCATCAGCGGCTCGCTGGGGACTGCGTTGACGTCCGGCGATACGGTGCAAGTCCAGATCGATGGTGGGACATGGGTGAATGCCAGCGCATCGGGAACGAGTTGGTTCTACGGTCCCGGAACCTTGACCACGGGTTCGCATACCATTGCCGCGCGCGTCGTTGATGCGGCGGGCAACATTGGCAACAGCACCTCGCAGGGTATCACGATCACCAGCATTCCGGCGACAGCGCCCGTCGTGCAGGCGAGCAGTTCGTCGCTGCTGGGGCTCGTCGGCCTGAACGCGCTGAACCTGATCGACCTGTCCTCGCAGTCGCTGAGCGCGGCGGACGTGAACAACAACCTCCAGAGGGTGGTGGTATCCTATGCGCCGCTGCTGTCGGTCTCGCTGGGCGCCTATACGCTTACGGCGTCTGCAGCGCTGGCAGCGGAACTGGGATTGCAGATCGGCATCAGCAACAACTCGGGCTTCCTGGGCGTGCTTGCGCCGTCATCGACGCTCACCATCACCGCGATCGGCGGCGGCGTTATCGACAACCTGGCGGTCAACGAACTGCTGGCGACGGTCCACTTCCAGCAGAGCACCTCGCTGGTCAGTCTGGATGTGCTCAACGCGACCTCGATCACCGCCTACGACACGACCAACCTGTCGAGCACGACGACGGTCAGTACCTTGCTGGATGCCAGCCTGCTCAACACCAGCGGTGCCAGCAACATCTATCAGGGCACCAGCGGCAACGACACGCTGACGGGCACGGCGGCGAATGACCGCCTCTACGGTTTTGCCGGAAACGATACCTTGAACGGCGGCGATGGCGACGATCTGCTGCGCGGCGGTGCCGGAGCCGATACGCTGAACGGGGGCAATGGCAACGACACGCTGGTCTACGATGCGGCGGATACGCTGATCGATGGCGGGGCCGGCACCGACACGCTGCTGATCGCTTCGGGTACGGGGCCGGTGCTCAACCTCGATCTGGTCAACAACATCCGCAATATCGAGCGGATCGACCTCGGCACCGGCGATGCCGCGCGCCAGATCACGCTGACCGAGGCCGGTATCCTGCGGGCGACGGACAGCAACCATGCGCTGACCGTGCTGGGTGACGGCAGCGATCAGGTGACGATGACCGGCGCCGTCTTCCAGGGGCAGACCATCATCGGCGGGGAAGCCTACAATCACTACACGCTCGGGGCGACGAACATCTACGTCGATCATCCCGTGCTGGTGGTGACGTGA
- a CDS encoding Ig-like domain-containing protein — protein MSGTAEAGATILVDSDGDGTPDATATADANGRWSVSFDPALADGTTISAVTQDSAGNASPAASGTVDASLDSTPPSVPVLTAVTDDVGSIQGQLASDAASDDTTPLIVGTSEPGVTVSLYDQGILVSTTTSDASGNWSFAPTLAEGPHVLTFTSTDAQGNESQPSAAFALTVDTTAPSAPVINASNGDSLTGTAEAGATINLDLDGDGTADTTVQAGSDGSWAYTPDDPLASGDTVIATASDAAGNTSAQSSTTIDRTAPASPAISSASDDTGSRQGTMASGAYTDDTQPIFTGTAEPGALVSLYDGAVLLGSAVATPAGAWTISPQNPLAQGVHVFTATASDALGNVSPATSPFSLNIDTSAPSAPSITSALDDFGAVQGLVASGGSSDDASPLLRGSAEPGSSVSIYDGTSLLGTALANGVGSWSFTPHRRLP, from the coding sequence TTGAGTGGCACGGCAGAAGCAGGGGCAACCATCCTTGTCGACAGCGATGGCGATGGAACGCCGGACGCGACTGCAACTGCGGATGCGAACGGTCGCTGGAGCGTTTCGTTCGATCCGGCGCTGGCGGATGGAACCACCATCAGCGCGGTGACACAAGACTCGGCTGGAAATGCCTCGCCTGCGGCCAGCGGCACGGTCGATGCCTCGCTGGACAGCACGCCGCCGTCAGTTCCGGTGCTGACGGCGGTGACGGACGATGTGGGATCGATACAGGGGCAGCTTGCCAGCGATGCGGCCAGCGACGACACGACGCCGCTGATCGTGGGGACGAGCGAGCCGGGCGTTACGGTGTCGCTCTACGATCAGGGTATCCTGGTCTCCACGACCACTTCGGATGCTTCGGGCAACTGGTCATTTGCGCCAACGCTGGCGGAAGGTCCGCATGTGCTGACCTTCACGTCCACGGATGCGCAGGGCAACGAGAGCCAGCCGAGCGCCGCCTTCGCGCTTACGGTCGATACCACCGCACCTTCCGCGCCAGTGATCAATGCCAGCAACGGGGATAGCCTGACAGGGACCGCAGAGGCCGGCGCGACAATCAATCTCGACCTCGATGGCGATGGCACGGCCGATACCACGGTACAGGCGGGATCCGATGGGAGTTGGGCGTACACGCCTGATGATCCGCTTGCCAGCGGTGATACCGTAATCGCTACTGCCAGCGATGCCGCAGGCAATACATCTGCGCAAAGCTCGACAACGATCGACCGTACTGCGCCAGCCTCCCCTGCGATTTCGTCGGCAAGTGACGATACCGGCAGCAGGCAGGGGACGATGGCCAGCGGCGCCTATACCGACGATACCCAACCGATATTCACCGGGACGGCGGAACCGGGTGCACTCGTTTCGCTGTATGATGGTGCAGTGCTGCTGGGTTCTGCGGTCGCGACGCCTGCCGGTGCGTGGACTATCTCGCCCCAGAATCCACTGGCCCAAGGCGTGCATGTGTTCACGGCCACGGCAAGCGACGCTTTGGGCAATGTGAGCCCCGCGACATCACCATTCAGCCTGAACATCGATACCTCAGCACCAAGTGCACCTTCGATCACCTCGGCTCTCGATGACTTTGGCGCGGTTCAGGGTCTGGTCGCCTCGGGCGGTTCGAGCGATGACGCCAGTCCACTTCTGCGCGGGAGTGCGGAGCCAGGTAGCAGTGTCTCGATCTATGACGGGACGAGCCTGCTTGGTACGGCCCTTGCAAATGGGGTGGGAAGCTGGAGCTTTACGCCACATCGCCGCTTGCCGTAG
- a CDS encoding Ig-like domain-containing protein — protein MDKRVEITSKVKGSASKTLHAGDGVTSIAVEQGAAVRIDVAAGTVTGMVRDGDDLVISFADGSVVRLDGYFACGTSEATPVTFADPLTGDQWLAHLADLTCVAPAETSSSPVDFTMVPLESSSAVAGGLSSGLLIGLGGLAAAGAIVAVSSGGGHNGGGSTPSGDTTPPATPTIAPSNGSVLDGTAEPGATVRLDLNGDGTVDASVTADTSGHWSYTPPSPLADGTSVTATAVDAAGNVSPPASTVTDSLAPPQPFINDAMDNAGTIQGIVVSGGFTDDATPTLEGVTEAGASVGIYDNGTLIATVTAAANGSWSYTPGTPLGEGEHAFTVVATDALGNASTASAPYTLTVDLTPPAAPVLAETDGTTIAGTAEAGALVGVDVDGDGVADLFATAADDGSWTVTADPALADGAAVSATATDAAGNVSAAAAAIVDQSLDTTPPPVPMPVVTDDQGMVQGALASGDATDDAAPMLSGTGAEAGATISIYDGTQVLGTALVQPDGTWSFEVSPPLEDGPHSLTFTATDSAGNVSASSSAFDLVVDTQAPDSPFIDPTNGSGLVGTAQAGVFVDIDIDGDGSVDATVQADANGRWSYIPAQTIPDDTVVEVTARDAAGNVSSPASTVVDANYPVVPIINAVSDDVAAGTGQIVAGGMSNDPTPTLSGIAAAGATVTVLDNGTAIGTAMANAGGAWTFTPTVALTEGNHSFTVTALDPYGVGSGPSSAYPVTFDYTAPAAPFSIPRMVQR, from the coding sequence ATGGACAAGCGCGTCGAGATCACCAGCAAGGTAAAAGGATCGGCCAGCAAGACGCTTCATGCAGGAGATGGTGTAACATCGATTGCGGTTGAACAGGGAGCAGCGGTCAGGATCGACGTTGCTGCCGGTACCGTGACAGGCATGGTTCGTGACGGCGATGATCTGGTGATTTCGTTCGCGGATGGCAGCGTTGTACGGCTGGATGGCTATTTCGCCTGCGGAACCAGCGAGGCGACGCCCGTGACGTTTGCCGATCCCCTGACGGGAGATCAATGGCTTGCACATCTGGCGGACCTGACCTGCGTTGCGCCGGCGGAAACTTCGAGCAGCCCTGTCGACTTTACCATGGTGCCGCTTGAAAGCTCTTCTGCCGTCGCGGGAGGGTTGTCGAGCGGGTTGCTGATCGGTCTTGGTGGGCTGGCGGCGGCGGGGGCCATCGTCGCGGTGTCCAGCGGTGGCGGGCATAATGGCGGCGGCAGTACGCCTTCGGGCGACACGACGCCGCCTGCTACGCCGACGATTGCACCTAGCAACGGGAGTGTCCTCGATGGCACGGCAGAGCCGGGGGCCACAGTGCGGCTCGATCTCAACGGCGATGGAACGGTCGATGCCAGCGTGACGGCGGATACCAGTGGGCACTGGTCCTATACGCCGCCCAGTCCACTGGCCGATGGGACGAGCGTTACGGCGACGGCGGTGGATGCGGCGGGGAACGTTTCCCCGCCCGCAAGCACCGTCACGGATTCGCTCGCACCGCCTCAGCCGTTCATCAACGATGCCATGGACAATGCCGGAACGATCCAGGGCATTGTCGTTTCGGGAGGATTTACCGACGATGCGACGCCGACTCTGGAAGGAGTGACTGAAGCGGGGGCCAGCGTTGGAATCTACGATAACGGCACTTTGATTGCGACTGTAACGGCTGCTGCGAACGGGAGTTGGTCGTACACGCCTGGTACACCGCTGGGGGAAGGCGAGCACGCTTTCACCGTCGTGGCCACCGATGCGCTGGGCAATGCCAGCACGGCCTCTGCCCCGTATACTCTGACGGTGGACCTGACACCGCCCGCTGCACCGGTGCTTGCCGAAACGGACGGCACCACGATCGCCGGTACGGCAGAAGCGGGCGCTCTGGTAGGCGTGGATGTCGATGGTGATGGCGTAGCCGATCTCTTTGCAACAGCGGCTGATGATGGAAGCTGGACTGTCACCGCCGATCCCGCGCTGGCGGATGGCGCTGCGGTCAGTGCCACGGCAACGGATGCTGCGGGGAACGTGTCCGCTGCCGCGGCGGCGATTGTCGATCAGTCGCTCGATACCACGCCGCCGCCGGTGCCGATGCCTGTGGTGACGGACGATCAGGGCATGGTGCAGGGCGCACTGGCCAGTGGCGATGCAACGGATGACGCTGCCCCTATGTTGAGCGGCACCGGCGCAGAGGCAGGCGCGACGATCTCGATTTACGATGGGACGCAGGTGCTGGGGACAGCGCTTGTCCAACCGGATGGAACCTGGAGCTTCGAGGTATCTCCCCCGCTGGAGGATGGGCCGCATTCGCTGACGTTCACCGCTACCGATAGCGCGGGCAACGTCAGTGCTTCCTCTTCGGCGTTCGACCTTGTGGTCGATACGCAGGCGCCCGATTCTCCCTTTATCGATCCGACGAACGGTTCCGGGCTGGTCGGTACGGCGCAGGCCGGTGTGTTCGTCGATATTGATATTGACGGCGACGGCTCGGTCGATGCCACCGTACAGGCCGATGCCAACGGGCGCTGGAGCTACATTCCCGCGCAAACCATTCCGGACGATACCGTGGTCGAGGTGACGGCCCGCGATGCGGCGGGCAATGTCTCGTCACCGGCCAGTACGGTCGTTGACGCTAATTATCCCGTTGTGCCGATCATCAATGCCGTGTCGGACGATGTTGCCGCCGGAACCGGGCAGATCGTTGCAGGAGGGATGAGCAACGACCCGACGCCGACGCTCAGCGGAATCGCGGCGGCAGGGGCGACCGTCACCGTGCTCGACAACGGCACGGCGATCGGCACCGCGATGGCGAATGCAGGAGGGGCATGGACTTTCACGCCAACCGTTGCCCTGACAGAGGGCAATCACAGCTTTACCGTGACAGCGCTCGATCCGTACGGTGTGGGTAGCGGGCCTTCCAGCGCCTATCCTGTGACGTTCGATTATACGGCGCCAGCAGCCCCATTCTCAATCCCACGGATGGTGCAACGTTGA